From Pseudomonas sp. G2-4:
GTAAAACCGACCATGTGGGCCGTGACTTCACCGGCTGGGTAGAAACGCCGGAACTCTTCGATGCCATAGACGCCCGGCACCTTAAGGTCGAGCACGCTCTGGCCTTGCTCGGGCGTCAACCCGCGCACCAGATAGATGAATTCCTTATTGGCCTGGGCTTCGAGACGCTCGGCCAGTGCCTTGGGATCCTGGCCGAGGGCGGCAGCCAGTGCGGGCCACTTTTCCTTGGCCTGCTGCATTTCCTTGGCGTTCGCCCACAAGGTGGTGACCGGGGTGCTCACGGCCAACGGCTCGCCATTGCGATCAGTGATCAGGCCACGGTGAGCCGGGATCGGAATATGCCGCACGCTACGGGCGTCGCCCTGCCCCTTGAGGAAGTCACGGTCGACGACCTGCAGGTCGATGATGCGCCACGAAATCGCCGCCACCATGATCCCGAGCAACCCCATGACCAGGCGAAACCGCCACGGGAACAGCGCCCCTTCGAGTTTCATCATGGCGTCACCATCTGCACTTCGGCAGCGCCGGGGATGCGCATTTTCAGTTGCTCGGTGGCCAATACTTCGATGCGGCTATGGGCGGTCCAGGTGCTCTGCTCCAGGATCAACCGCCCCCACTCGGCCTGCGCCTTGTCGCGCACGCTCAGCTCGCTGTAGAGAGCATTGAGAAGTTGACGGTTCCAGTGCGCGCTATAGGACACGGCAATGGCCGACACGAGCACGCCGATAAATAGCAGCAGCATGAAAAAGCTGCCGCCAGGCAGTGGCTTGGCGAAGAGCTTGCTCACCGCAACTTCTCCGCAACACGCATGACGGCACTACGGGCGCGCGGGTTGGCCTTGAGTTCAGCCTCGGAGGCGAACTGCGCCTTGCCATGGATCTTGATTTTTGGCACGAAGGCTTCGAAACGCACCGGCAGGTTGCGCGGCAGGTTGTCGGCTTCGCCCTTGGTGAGCTTGCGCATGAACAGCTTGACGATACGGTCTTCCAGGGAATGGAAGCTGATCACCACCAGCCGACCACCGATCTCAAGGGCTTCAAGGGCCGCCTCAAGGCCGGCCTCGAGGTCGCCCAGTTCGTTATTGACGTGGATACGCAAGCCTTGGAAAGCGCGGGTCGCCGGGTTCTTGCCCTTTTCCCAGGCCGGGTTGGCGACTTTCAGCACTTCGGCCAGATCGCCGGTGCGTTCGAAAGGCTTGATGTCGCGACGTTCGGCCACGGCGCGAGCCATGCGGCCGGAGAAACGTTCTTCGCCGTACTCCTTGAAGACACGGGCGATTTCTTCCACCGGAGCGCTGTTGACGAATTCGGCGGCACTGACTCCCCGGGACGGATCCATGCGCATGTCCAACGGGCCATCATTGAGAAAACTGAAGCCGCGTTCCGGGTCATCCAACTGCGGCGAAGACACGCCCAGGTCAAGCAGCACGCCGCTGACCTTGCCGGCCAGGCCGCGCCCGGCGACTTCCGAGCCCAGCTCGGCAAAGCTGCGCTGCACAATGACAAAGCGGCCGTCTTCGGCCGCCAGCGCTTGCCCGGTGGCAATCGCTTGAGGATCCTTGTCGAATCCCAGCAACCGGCCGTCCGGACCGAGCTGGCTGAGGATCAGCCGGCTGTGCCCGCCACGCCCGAACGTACCGTCCAGATAGCAGCCATCAGGACGTACGGCGAGCGCCTCGACGGCCTCGTCCAGCAGTACAGTGATGTGGTTGAAGCCGCTATCAGTAGTCACAGGATCAAATCACGCAGTTCATCAGGCATGGCGCCCGGTTGTTGAATAGCAGCGAGGTCGGCGGCAGAAACCGCATCCCAGGCATCTTCGTCCCACAGCTGGAACTTGTTCAGTTGGCCCACCAGCATCGCGCGTTTGTCGAGCTTGGCGTACTCGCGCAGGCGCGGTGGAACCAGGAAACGACCGCTGCCATCGAGTTCGAGGTCGACGGCATTACCGATCAGCAAGCGTTGCAAGCGGCGGTTTTCTTCTCGTAGCGAAGGCAGTGCGCGCAGTTTGGTTTCGATGATTTCCCATTCATCAAGGGGGTAAACACACAAACATGGGTCAACGGCGTCGATCGTGACGATTAACTGCCCTGAACTTCGCGAAACGAGCTCGTCACGATACCGGCTCGGCATGGCGAGACGGCCTTTTGCATCGAGACTGATAGCGTTAGCTCCGCGAAACACGTCAGCGTTTCTCCACTTTTTGGCGTTTTACGTTCAAAAAAACCCACTTCATGCCACTTTCCGCCACTTGCGCACACTATAGGAATGCGCCCACCGCACCGTCAAGGCGCGGATTGAAGGAAAAGCCTTATAGATCGGAGATTTAGGAGCGTTTCAGGAGGGGTAACAAGAATCTGACGTAGGAAATTTCGCCTCAACCCGAATGAGCACAGGAGGCTGCGCGCACAAGTTAAAGTGATTTGTTAAGAGTAAGATTTTTTTGGTATTAGGAACTGCGTCTGCCAGTGATTCCGGCAGGGAGGGAAAAAGGTGGAGAGTCGATCTGTAAGCCGGGT
This genomic window contains:
- the ftsL gene encoding cell division protein FtsL, coding for MSKLFAKPLPGGSFFMLLLFIGVLVSAIAVSYSAHWNRQLLNALYSELSVRDKAQAEWGRLILEQSTWTAHSRIEVLATEQLKMRIPGAAEVQMVTP
- the rsmH gene encoding 16S rRNA (cytosine(1402)-N(4))-methyltransferase RsmH — protein: MTTDSGFNHITVLLDEAVEALAVRPDGCYLDGTFGRGGHSRLILSQLGPDGRLLGFDKDPQAIATGQALAAEDGRFVIVQRSFAELGSEVAGRGLAGKVSGVLLDLGVSSPQLDDPERGFSFLNDGPLDMRMDPSRGVSAAEFVNSAPVEEIARVFKEYGEERFSGRMARAVAERRDIKPFERTGDLAEVLKVANPAWEKGKNPATRAFQGLRIHVNNELGDLEAGLEAALEALEIGGRLVVISFHSLEDRIVKLFMRKLTKGEADNLPRNLPVRFEAFVPKIKIHGKAQFASEAELKANPRARSAVMRVAEKLR
- the mraZ gene encoding division/cell wall cluster transcriptional repressor MraZ, whose amino-acid sequence is MFRGANAISLDAKGRLAMPSRYRDELVSRSSGQLIVTIDAVDPCLCVYPLDEWEIIETKLRALPSLREENRRLQRLLIGNAVDLELDGSGRFLVPPRLREYAKLDKRAMLVGQLNKFQLWDEDAWDAVSAADLAAIQQPGAMPDELRDLIL